CATGGGTACGGATAGTTCTATGTATCTGTCTATTTTTCCAAATACAGATCTAGCATCAGATGGATAGAAATAATGGAAACATATTGACATGCTCCACCTAGGATCTATATTATAAAGGAATATGGAATATTATAAGTTTAAGCCGATACATATTTACATAATTCAGATTTCAGCCACCCATTTCAACACCTAGATTTTATTTTGTGGTCTCATGATTGAATTCGCTTGGAACATCTTGTTTCATAGTGCACGACAATGAAGGGCGTGGACCACATTCAAACTAACCCTTATTGTGGGATCGTGTATGAAAAATTGGTTTGATGTAAAATTGGCATCGCAAAGTACGTGAATATGTAGATGCACGTACTTAAGGTAGCAGGTTTAGGATATACTTGTCATAGTGTAGAAGATGCTTTTGATAGCCCTGTATACCACACTCATGTGAAGTATTGTACAGATTGATGACTTgagttaaaaatatttgacttctcgAAAGGGAGTAACATCTGCATGATGGATGTGTTGATGATGTAGCTATATGAGATGCCAAAAAAAATCGTAGTTCAGGTCTCTTATTAAGATATAGAAGTTAGAAGATATAATAAGCACTTGGAGCATATTTATTCTCTCAAAACATAAGCCGTTTAATTAAAAAAGAAACAAGCTGTTAGCTGTCAGGGCAACATTTCAAACGTAACACACAGTACgtcagaaaaggaaaaaaaaaagccgTGTGTACGAAGGGACCGCTGTCATTGTCACAAAGGTGCCTGGCTGGTGCAGTACTGCTTGGCGGCATGCCTGCATCCCCTATAAATACTTCTGCAATGCAACACCTATAGGCATCAGCAAATCCATCAGAAATATCAGCAAGAAAATATTAACTAGACTGGAATTGAGAACATGGCGTCTCCTCCAGCACATCATTCCAGCAAGGCAGAGGAGCTGCGAAAGGCTACTACCTTCCACACAAGCCTGTGGGGTGATTTCTTCCTCACATACCAGCCGTCAACTGCACCTCAGGTAACAATTGCATGTCGAGATGATCAGGGCTGAAATAGGCTTTTGATCAGGGAATATATGTAATGAAATTGACCATACTTGTCCTCCTCAGCAAGCATACATGAAAGAGCGAGCAGAGGTATTAAGAGAAGATGCTAGGAAGGTTTTGAAGGAATCAACTGAATTACCAGAAACATTGAATCTTATATTAACACTGCAAAGACTTGGACTGGATTACCACTACGAGAATGAGATAGACAAGTTATTGCACCATATTTACATCTCCGATTACAATGACAAAGATCTTAACTTAGTTTCACTGCGGTTTTATCTTCTTCGCAAGAATGGTTATGATGTGTCATCAGGTATAAGATCTTCCAATAAAGACCAAATATCAGATCAAATGTTTTAATTGAAATAGGACGTGACTATTATTCATGAGCTAATTTTGCAGATGTATTTCTGAACTTCAAAACAGAAGAAGGTAGCTTTGCTTATGCTGACACGAGAAGCTTGTTAAGCTTATATAATGCAGCATATTTGAGGAGGCATGGAGAGAAGGTACTAGATGAAGCAATTTCTTTCACTAGACGTTGCCTTCAAGGTATCCTTGTACTTCCAGAATCATCATTTGCAAAGGAGGTGTCTTCTTCCCTTCATACGCCTCTTTTTAGAAGAGTTGGAATATTAGAAGCGAGAAATTACATACCCATTTATGAAAAAGAAGCTACACGGAATGAAGACATATTGGAGTTTGCAAAATTGAATTTTAACCTTCAACAACTTGTTTTTTGTGAAGAGTTAAAGCATTGCACAGTGTAAGATTTTTCATCTCACTTCGAATTGATGGTGCTGTACATTTATTCAGTCCTAAGTTTTAATTGGCTTATCTCAACATGCATGTGGTAGGTGGTGGAAGGAGTTCCTAGCCAAATCAAAGATGACTTTTGTCAGAGATAGGATAGTAGAGATATATTTGTGGATGAATGGAGCATGCTATGATCCACCATACTCTCGTTCCCGAATTATACTAACAAAGATCACAGGTCTCATTACAATAATTGATGATATGTTTGACACATATGGTACCACTGAAGACTGCACAAAGTTCGCTGAAGCACTTGGCAGGTAACAATCTTCCAAACCACATGTCAGataatttttattttaaaaatagtACATGTATTAACTATTTAATACATATTAGATGGCATGCCAAATGATTTACATACAAATGAAATGAAAGAAACTGAAGTTTTCTCTGTGAGTCTGTAACGGGATGACATTTCATGATGTGTCCAGGAACCAGGACTACAGCCCTTTTGGTACCAATATACACACATACGCATGGCATGCCATGTGCCTTGCATCATTTTACAATGGTTTCAGTTAAATAAAAGAGGACAAAAGGTACAGAGTATAGAACAAATTTGAATTACAGAAATCATTGATATATATTTTATAATGCAAGATGTAAAGTAAGGAAAGCATCAAACAAACTTATACAAGGAACAAAATTGACAATATCCTCAAATAATAATGTTGTTCAAGGAAAGTTAGAGATCACTTgtcaataataataatattttaaTTGAAATTACATGATAATGGGAAATGCATGTAACTTTCTCTTTGGACAGCTTTAATACTATAGGAAACAAAGTTCTAATTTTATAAAATGCAGATGGGATGAAAGTGCAATACATCTCCTTCCAGAGTACATCAAGGGTTTCTACTTGTTCCTGTTGGAGACATTTCTGTCATTTGAGGATGTGTTAGGGCCAGAGAAGAGCTATCGTGTGCTTTATCTAAAACAGGCGGCAAGTATTCTACATATATATACCCTCTTATGAGTGCCTTTATATATGCTTGAGCATTCTCAAGGAACACAATCATTATAATCAGCTAGAAATTAAATATTATGCTCTATAATAATGAATTATGCCATtgacataaaaataaaacaaaagatATTCTACATCGAATTTGAACATTAGGTAAAGAACGCTGAGGCTGAGATGTGACTATTCTATTGTTGTCTAAAAAAGATAAAGAATGCTCTACTTTTTatcatcaggagttgcagccagaAAACAGACTTATGACTGCAGTCGTAGGTGAAGAAAAAGCCGTAGATAAATTTAGTTGCCAAATATTAATAAAATGGAGTGCTTGTAATAAGTTAAAACATGGACGTGTGTTTGTAAGAACTAGTCCGATGCTTCTTGAGTGGATTTTTTCCATTAACTAAAAAAACTAATACAACTGGAGTTCTTTATGCATAATATCTTAATCGGTCATAAGATTATTCCATGACTTGGATACATGTGGTCTTGAGTTATTCATGAAATGCCTGATTTTTTAGTAATTGTGTCTTGGTAACTGTATTGCTCATAaacaagaaaataaaaaaaaaagatatccAAACGGTGGAACTTAAGCAACCAATCTTTACTTTTTTTCAAGCACCCTATTATATCTGACAGCAACAATATCAGAATCATAAGTAACTTTCACACGTTTCCATATTTCATATAGATGGAGCGCTTAGTTCAGACATGCTGCAAGGAAATAAAATGGCGTGATGAAGATTATGTGCCCACAATGAGTGAACACCTTCAAGTTTCAGCAGAAAGCATTGGATCCATCGCTCTAACATGTGCTGCATATGTTGGAATGGGTGATATAATAACAAAGGAGACCTTCAAGTGGCTTTTGAGCTATCCTCAATTTCTAACATCTTTTGGTACATTTGTACGGCTCTCCAATGATGTTGCATCAACCAAGGTCTTTCTCTATCCTTAAACAAGTATAACATTGGGTTTGTTCGAGAAAGTATATTACTTTgtgcaaaataagtaaatttgagttCCTTTCAGTACTGGGCGCTGTCTAATGAATTGGCCGGGTAGATTCTATTCATAATATTCGTGACAATGTTTACATCTGCAATGAAGCTGGATGTAGATCTATTTTAATATAATGTCAACGCTAGGAGCATTAATTATCTAATTTCTGTTATAGCACACCTAACATTCTTTCTTTACtacgaggcactcggcaaagtgtttttaattttttaaaaaaatttctttgccgagtgccagccatagggcactcggcaaatatttttaattttttttttcaaaatttctttgccgagtgtcaacccggaacgcactcggcaaagatgtttttttttttaaatttctttgccgagtggcctatggccggcactcggcaaagtttgaatttttttaaaaaaaaaaattctttgccgagtgttatggtcacagcactcggcaaagctagaaaatctgttttctggccgcccatttttccagctttgccgagtgctgtgaccattgcactcggcaaaggggtcctttgccgagtgcaacactcggcaaagtgacccaaaacggcaaattttaattttttttacattccatcatgacaaataaattcatacaaacatatatcacatatatatctcatccatcatatatatatctcatccatcacatatatatctcattcatccacacatccatccgcccatatcacatccatcacaatatatatcacatatataataataagtgctcaagtccatccaaataaatccataagtccatcaaagtccacaagtgcatcacaagtatatcacaagtccatcaccaagtgaacaacaaatgtaaaaaatacaacatgcactcatctcggccactgcgactgtggtgaaggcacAGATACATCATTcgaaggtgcatgaggtggattattcgaaccaccgtcagatggcgactgcacaaaggagaaaagattgcatgtgagacaagattattttgatagctaatctaggacgatagaggccatacaagcaaagcacaagcgaaagtaaaaaactttgatactcacaggagtagatgcagctgcaggacgcggaggcagaggtggaaccaacagcccaggtggcagagacaagcccatacattgcccaagcccttgtaggaactccataatgtccatcagcctctgcgcctgggcgtgctgctcggcccgctcggcctccagctgggcccccagctcctgacgttccttcatttcttgttctagccgggcctgcaatatttcactccaaagtttcagtaatgcaaagctaattaaggtgtgtaaagatcaatgtatgacgagtaaaataggaataacctcgagtgcgtcgacctagtgctgtgcagcggtcggccgtgtgcgaatggccgggctctcgctcatgctccgtgctcggatctgggagagagagggagtagaggccgtgtcgatgacgccatcgccaagctagaaccgcccatgcttcttgccttgccccgccctcatgacggcctctccatcgaagtcctgggtgctcggatcatggtctgacccatggagcgacctcgccacctcagtgtactcactgatgtgggagtggacgctcaggttcgtgtatgcctctggcgggtcctccaggttgaaggagacgtcggacgtcgccttccccttgtgggccatacaccatgcctgaaagtctgagcaagcctggccactatgtgatgccgactgcgagaaagacagcacgatgattagaaatcaggcagaactgagcgtgacaatagataaatcaattcgcgtacccatgtttgtttgtatccggcgaggttgcggctgccttgatggtgtgctggaccttgcatcagcaaac
This DNA window, taken from Miscanthus floridulus cultivar M001 chromosome 13, ASM1932011v1, whole genome shotgun sequence, encodes the following:
- the LOC136501280 gene encoding sesquithujene synthase A-like, encoding MASPPAHHSSKAEELRKATTFHTSLWGDFFLTYQPSTAPQQAYMKERAEVLREDARKVLKESTELPETLNLILTLQRLGLDYHYENEIDKLLHHIYISDYNDKDLNLVSLRFYLLRKNGYDVSSDVFLNFKTEEGSFAYADTRSLLSLYNAAYLRRHGEKVLDEAISFTRRCLQGILVLPESSFAKEVSSSLHTPLFRRVGILEARNYIPIYEKEATRNEDILEFAKLNFNLQQLVFCEELKHCTVWWKEFLAKSKMTFVRDRIVEIYLWMNGACYDPPYSRSRIILTKITGLITIIDDMFDTYGTTEDCTKFAEALGRWDESAIHLLPEYIKGFYLFLLETFLSFEDVLGPEKSYRVLYLKQAMERLVQTCCKEIKWRDEDYVPTMSEHLQVSAESIGSIALTCAAYVGMGDIITKETFKWLLSYPQFLTSFGTFVRLSNDVASTKVFLYP